The Limnochorda sp. LNt genome includes a region encoding these proteins:
- a CDS encoding ABC transporter permease, producing the protein MLQMVFQQGLLYGIMAMGVFLSFRILAVPDLTVDGSFPLGGAVAATLIAAGFPALPATLVAVAAGAAAGGATGWLHARLRVPALLAGILTMTALFSVNLRVMGRPNVPLLRLPTLMEDAGRLGIPFDWAPLVVFAAAVALVAGGLLWWLRTEMGLALRAAGDNEAMASSAGVEVGRARTVGLAISNGLVALSGALAAQYQGFADVNMGVGTIVAGLASVILGEAIVRPRGLAWRLAAAVTGSLAYRAAIAAALQLGLDPGDLKLATAAVVAIALAVPGFARDRLRAGVPVQRPGGGFGRWLAAHGLLSAGHRRPPPP; encoded by the coding sequence ATGCTCCAGATGGTGTTCCAGCAGGGCCTGCTCTACGGCATCATGGCGATGGGGGTTTTCCTCTCCTTCCGCATCCTGGCGGTGCCGGACCTGACCGTCGATGGGAGCTTCCCCCTGGGCGGCGCGGTCGCGGCCACCCTCATCGCCGCGGGCTTCCCGGCGCTTCCCGCCACGCTGGTGGCGGTAGCCGCCGGGGCAGCGGCGGGAGGCGCCACGGGCTGGCTCCATGCCCGCCTGCGGGTGCCGGCCTTGCTGGCGGGCATCCTCACCATGACCGCCCTGTTCTCGGTCAACCTGCGTGTCATGGGTCGTCCCAACGTCCCGCTGCTGAGGCTGCCGACCCTGATGGAGGACGCCGGGCGTCTCGGCATCCCTTTCGATTGGGCACCACTCGTGGTCTTCGCAGCCGCGGTCGCACTGGTGGCTGGGGGGCTGCTGTGGTGGCTGCGCACGGAGATGGGGCTGGCCCTGCGGGCCGCCGGCGACAACGAGGCGATGGCCTCCAGCGCCGGCGTGGAGGTGGGCCGGGCCCGGACCGTGGGGTTGGCTATCTCCAACGGCCTCGTGGCGCTGTCGGGAGCATTGGCCGCGCAGTACCAGGGTTTCGCGGACGTCAACATGGGCGTCGGCACCATCGTGGCCGGGCTGGCGTCGGTCATCCTGGGCGAGGCCATCGTCCGACCTCGTGGCCTGGCCTGGCGGCTGGCAGCGGCCGTCACGGGCAGTCTCGCGTACCGGGCCGCCATCGCCGCCGCCCTCCAACTGGGGCTGGACCCCGGCGACCTCAAGCTGGCGACGGCTGCGGTGGTGGCCATCGCCCTGGCCGTCCCCGGCTTCGCCCGCGATCGGCTGCGAGCCGGCGTCCCGGTGCAACGGCCGGGCGGGGGTTTTGGGCGATGGCTGGCAGCGCACGGGCTCCTGTCGGCGGGCCACCGGCGCCCGCCCCCGCCGTGA